TGGGCTTTCAGAAGTAGGCACCTCTGACAAGATGCTGGAGCCCTGCTGCCTCTTTGGGAAGGTGGCCAGAGGGCTCTTGCACCCCATCAGAGCATCAcatctccctccctaagctgggcaggagcttcctggactttgggaaggaggcaccaggatTTAATTGTCTAATTTACTGAGAATATTTGGGAGACCAGCCTAGTCCATTGATCGCATGCCActgccagacacacacacacacacacacacacacacacacacacacacacacttcttcttgATTTGCTCGCTTTCTGTAGGTGGGGAGCTTGCGTCTTTTGTTGTTTGCTTgagttgtgtttttttccccttctaatGTTAACTGCTTTGTGAACCCTTTCCGAtagagaaaataaaaattaaacaaatgaaatagTGAGTCGTTTTGCAAAGTTTCTTGTAGGGCATCCTTCCTACACTTCGACTGTCTCCTCACTGCTGCCCCATTGGTGTAGAACTCCTATTGCTGGGGGTCACAGTTTCCCAGCAGTCAGTGAGAGGAGATTACCTTTCCTTCTTCCTCAcgctagaacaggcataggcaaccttggcccgccagatgttttgggactacaattcccatcatccccgaccacaagtcctgttagctagggatcatgggagttgtaggccaaaaacatctagagtcccaaaacatctggtgggccgaggttgcctatgcctgctctagaagctaGCGATTCCATTGCAGTAGTTGCCCCTTCTCAGAAATTGCCATCCACACCTATAGCTAAAAGTAGTGGGggttcagggggtactcaaggattttgttgttgttgttaaaaagtgtggcatttactgtaacaactttgtggtgtgtaccggcacctatttttctagaaaaaaaagcactggctaaactgtgggttaaaccacagaacctagggtttgctgatcagaaggtctgcggttcgaatccccgcgacagggtgagctccctttgctcggtcccagctcctgccaacctagcagttcgaaagcacatcaaagtgcaagtagataaataggtaccgctccaagcgtgaaggtaaacggcgtttccgtgtgctgctctggtttgccagaagcagctttgtcatgctggccacatgacctggaagctgtacgccggctccctctgccaataatgcgagatgagcgccgcaaccccagagttggtcacaactggacctaatggtcaggggttcctttacctttaaacatatAGATGCAGGAAGGAGGCCATGCCTCCTGGCCACACCTGCAACATCACACCTCTTGAGCCCTAGGTATCTGTGAAGAAAGGAAGATGCTTTCAACAGTTCATATGAAGACTTGCCCATTACAGACATCACACACCATGCCTAGATATCATGGGGGAAGGGAGCACATCGTCAGGAATGTGGTTGTGGTTGTACAAATCTCCCAGGCTCTTGTTCATCAAAGAGCAGTCTCATTTCCCACacagtttttaaattttattttcagttgtaCTTTAGCAGCTGAGCAGCCTTCCTCTGCCCTGCATGGCCACTAGTCGCTCTCCTGTAACCCTTTAAAAATACATGCaatgctctctttctctccccacccccaccccccaccaccacactgCTGCCTTTCTCCAAGGAGCGCTTCACTGTGAATGTTTTCTGTATATTTGGTGCAGCACCTATTTAAGAAGCTCTGCAAAAATCCCTGTAAACGGCTGTTTCTTGTAGCCTCCTTTTTGCTGTTTCTCTCTGTAGTAACCCAGATGTGTCAGCATGGCTACAAGATAAGATAATAGTAGGATTTTGTGAAAGGTGAGCAAATCGCCtatccctgtggaatgccctcccaccagatgttaaagagaaaaacaactaccagacttttagaagacatctcaaggcagccctgtttagggaagcttgtaatgtttaatatactattgtattttaatattctgttggaagccacccagagtggctggggaaactcagccagatgggcagggtataaatatattattattattattattattattattattattattattatgtcagttCCCTGTGACTTAGAACGCCCCAGGAAAATAGGAGGGTAAAGCTTTGCtgaaaaaagcagcagaacaggTGAGCCATTTGGAGGCTTCCAGGTTAAAGAACAATTTGAAGGAGGGATGGTTGTTACTCAAAATTATAGACTTTGGGTTCTTATAGCCATCGGGTTTTTGGAAACATGGAAATACTCTTGACTTCCACTTACCATGTACAAtacaaaatgcctttcttctttCTGTTGCCGCTTAGTCACTAGCAAGGGTTGTTGTACTGCCTTGGGAGGTCCCCACTAAAATTTCTTTGAGGGTCTTGTGAATGAGTACCCAAATAAAAGCCTGACATTGTTATCCACAAAAGGGTAAATAGTCCTGCGTGGCAAAAAGCATCTGCGCTCTTGCAGCTGTTTTGAAAAGAGAAACAGCTACTTTTCACAATTTCAGCAACATCTTCTCTGTTAATCAGTACATTTTCTGAAGGCTGtatgatgttctctctctctctctctctctctctctctctctctctctctctctgtgtgtgtgtgtgtgtgtgtacagtgagacactcacacacaaaacaaaaagggaaacaggctttttattatttcatttatgtaaAATCTTTATATTTTGTCTTACCATCCGTTAGGCTCCAAGAGAATGccagttggcatccatctgtctcaggagacaatggaggaatgagcctttgggagtgaagtcaaactgtcggagcctgctgtggctgtagagacatgttttgttgcagcagatGCACCATGATGGCAGTATGAAACAGATCAACTGTAAACAGTGTTAAAAACTATAATCCATGGCAGAAGcttttattctgtttgttttcctgCTGTAACAATGTTCCCTCTCCCAGGGGCAGAGCTGGGTGCTCTGGAACCTGGACCGGCACACATGTCATGCACCCGAGGGCGGGGAGATCCGCCCACGGGGCCGATCAGTGCGGCTGCGCGATCCTCCCCAGGGGCCGGTCTCGGTATGGCACCGCGATCCTCTCCTACAGCGAGCCGGGGGAAGGGCGAGAGCTGCACCTTTGCCACTCGCTGCTTTGCCACTTGCCGGGCTTGGAGTCACAGGCAGCCGGGGGGGGCGGGGCATGCCGAATGTCAAACCCttcaggatgacacccggggcgccccccccacccccttcctacgcccctacTCTCTCCAGGCATTACATTTGTGCAGGGAGAACAAGGTGTGTGCGCAAAGGGGCCTGCAGaataggagagaggaggaggaagggtggaaatAGTGGAGCAGGAGAGACAGAGACAAGTGTGATACATAAAGCAGAGGCATTAGGTTTTCTTGAAGTCTGGATGATAAAACAATGTGTCTTGTAAAACAGCATTCGGTGAGCATCACAAAGTCCTGTGCTAGTTCGATGATATGTCTTTTTTTCTTGAGTGGCGAGTTGGGAAGGAAAACAGTACCAAAATTGTGGGCTACACAGCAGCTTCTATGCACAAAGAAAATGgttgtatttattaaattgctATACCGCCCTTAATCCAAGGTTTATTTCTGTTAAAGTCTCTTGTCTTAGAACTGATTTTTCCTTCCAGTGTtaacatgtatttattttccttcttttcagatATCACAGTGAGTTTACTGTCCTTAGTTGTCACAGCATGTGGACTTGCTTTGTTTGGGGTGTCTCTGTTTGTGTCCTGGAAGCTGTGTTGGGTTCCTTGGCGAGAACGTGGCCTGCCTGGAAACAAAGACAAACAGGAGTCCCTGAACTATACAGACACAGAGACCAATGACCACGAGTATAGTGAGGATTACTTGGGACAACCTACCACCTACCCCGACTCTTCCATGAAGATTAGCCACACATCCCCTGACATCCCTTTGGACGCTAAGACAGGGACCAAGGAAAACTGTGTGCATAATGTTCGGATGCATCGACAGATCACGGAGCCAACTCCTTCTGCACGGTCAGTAGCTCCAGTAAGGAACAGAGTCGCCCCCAAAGTAAAAAAGCTTTACTGTGCCAAAAAGTATCCCTTACCTAACAGGCTCCTTGATCACCAAGGACTGCACAGGTGGAGGTTTGTGTTTGCTTAATCAAATGCAGGAGCAGGATTCTTGATGGGGAAGGAAGAAGGCATCAGAGACTAATTTAGAGATAGCATTCCTGATAAGGGGAGAGATGGGCAACCAGTGCATCCCCTGCCTTCATTCACCAGTTCCCATGATCCCGAGAGAGGATTTTTAGTAAACGCCTGGTTGCAATCGAGACAAAGGAGCCAGCAAACCAGTGTGGCTGGAAGATCAAACATAAAAGGCCAGAGGAAAGGGGAAGTCAAGGAAGAAAGGACCACTACAGTTTACTGTGTTCAGAGTGGGATTTAGGGGAAGGAACCGAGGGGATCACTTCATTTTCTCCAACCACCTGAGGCTTGCCTGACCACCTTCCTCACACTGGGTCACAAATCAGCATCCCGTGTGAAGCAAGGGAGGCAGAGTCTCTTTGGTACCCCTTGACACTTTGCAGCTGTGTGTCAGTAAGTGTGTTGGTCAGCCTTGGTATAGCTAGTGCTTCAAAAGATGGAAAACATTCCAAAGGATTGCAAATCAGTAAGTCGTCCACACTATGCCATCCCATTTATTGCTGCTtggcacctcctcttcctcctttttacAAAAAGGGGAGGGTAAATGCATTTCAGGGTGTTTTCATAACATGGGTAAAAGTCATGTATTTCAACACAATTTTAGGGCTTGTGAAATCACCCTTCACACATTTCTTCCTTATATACAGTTTCGGCTATAAGTTGGGACTCAGctttacagctgcaaataaaacgttttaagtgtgttttaagtgcaatacacaatgtgacactagatggcattggtgagccttatggaaaattcaatgtatttttttaaaaaagtttttaaaaggagcattttcagaacagtttttatatatgtgtagattccaccttgatCTGAAAAGTATTATAAACATAGACGTTTGATTTAAGAAATCTATACAAACATTCTGACTCACCTATTAGTTGTAAGCTTCTTTATCATCATTACTAACATTATTTTACTTGTATTCAAAAATTCATAttctcaataaaaataaaaaaattgctgaGCATGCTGACTAAGCACTTCCACCAAATAACAGGAACAGTTCAGGAACAGTTAAGCTTTTAGTAATATTGCAGAGAATTAGTGAAAGTACTAGAGTCAGACTTGAATGGCATGTACTTTTGCAAATGTTGCCGTAGCAGCCGTAGAGCCCCACAcatttttttgctattttatCACCGAGGGGGAAGACTGACTGAACCAAACTGTGTGAAGAGGAGTGTATGTAAAATATGGGAGAGCtaacagagtcggtcacgactggacctaatgttcaggggtccctttacctttaatgatggTGGGGCAGAGTCAACATAAAAAACTGCTGAACTGTATCAGATCTATGGCTCACCCAGTGCAGCTCAGTCTTGTTGACTGTGTCCAACCACCTCACAAGCAAGACGTGATGAAGAAAGCTTTCCTCTGCAGTTTGCCCCATCATCTGGTAAACAAAGGTATATTATCTCTCGCAACACATGGGGTGAAATTCCACATTGTGCTGATACGCATGATCTGgaaaagcatttcagcttgcaggATGGAAtgacctccctctcctccctggcacactgttctgggttttttcccccctgacCTCCCTCCTGAGCCAGTTTTAAGGTACAGTTGGGGAGAGGAGACAGGGATCCCAATTGTGCAAGTTCTTCCACAGGGATTCTGCCAATGGAGCACCTTAGACGGtcaatttttttattatcataATGAATAGTAATTATTACACTCATCTATCATAAACTTGTCCCCGCCTTTCAAAAGCTGTTAGTATCATGGCTATACCACATCTTATGGTAATAAAAACCATAAGGTGCGTTGAGTAGATAAATGCGCACATGTTTATACTCctatgcacagtggtaccttggtacttgaaggcttggctcccaaacaaatcagctcccgcgCCTtgatttttgaatggtttcgggagtcgaatggacccccggaacggattaagttcgagaaccaaggtaccactgcatttgggGAGTAGCAAAGCACTTTTGACCTCTGGCAAGATTTAGAACAGATGGATGACCTTTATAGGTGGAGCAACTGGaagaacacagcagcagcagcagcagcagcagggcatgAGACCCCATAGTCAGAAACTGAGTGTGAAAGCTGTGGTATCCACATAAATTGTGGAAGGGATCAAGGATGAATTAGACTAATATTTTGACCAAGAGGCAATGTAAAATTTGCTTCCAGCTAGGTTACAGTGAGAGGAACCATCAAGGGATAGAGGAAATTTCAAAGGAGGGGAAGCACCACCAACCACTTACCTGTTGCCCAGGTGATGCAGGTGATTGGAAAGAGGATGCAGTCAAGTTAGAAGCATGGTTGGTAAGAAGTCCACAACGACTGTTATGAGTTGCATGGATGAGTGGTGTGGTGGGGAAACTATATCTAAAAATGTTCTTAATTGTCCAAAATCatttcagctttcatttttttaaattatatatattttttatttcctttaacaCTGTAGAGATGCTGTAATCCCACCTGTCTAATAAagtctgttttgttgtttttattcaagGCATAATTCATTCCGAAGGCAGCTCAATCTCTCAAACCCAGACTTCAACATCCAGCAGATCCAAAAGCAGGAGCAGCTGACAGGGATTGGGCGCATCAAGCCAGAGCTGTATAAGCAAAGATCGGTGGACACAGATGATGGGAGGAGGAACAATAGCAAATCTTGTGGGAAGCTCAACTTTATTGTGAAATACGATTGTGACTTGGAGCAACTGATAGTGAAGATTCACAAAGCTGTCAACCTGCCAGCTAAGGACTTCTCTGGGACTTCAGACCCCTATGTCAAGATCTACTTACTTCCAGAtaggaaaacaaaacagcagactAAAGTGCATAGAAAGACCCTAAACCCAGTGTTTGATGAagtttttttatttcctgttccttacaATGATTTGAGCACGAGGAAACTCCACTTCTCTGTATATGACTTTGACCGATTCTCCAGGCATGACTTGATTGGCCAAGTGATAGTGGATAATTTTTTAGAGTTGTCGGACTTTCCCAGGGAGTGTAATCTTTGGAAGGATATTGAATATGTCACCAATGTAAGTatgaccccccccctttattttgagattttattttctgCCTCTTTACATTGTTGcccagtttaaaggtaaagggacccctgaccgttaggtccagtcgtggacgactctggggttgtggtgctcatctcactttattggctgagggagccagcgtacagcttctgggtcatgtggccagcatgtctatgccacttctggcaaatcagagcagtgcacggaaacgctgtttaccttcccgctggagcggtacctatttatctacttgcactttgccgtgcttttgagcactttcagtttaagtactccgtggacccgtctggaacggattaacccactttccattactttcaatggggaagttctcttcaggttaagtacgcttcaggttaagtacggacttctggaaccaattacacccatactttgggttaagtacgcttcatgttgagtactccgcagatccgtctggaacagattaatccactttccattacttttaatgggaaagttcacttcggtttgtgtactttcagtttaagtactccgcggacccatctggaatggattaatccactttccattactttcaatgggaaagttcgcttcaggttaagtatacttccagaaccaattgtgtacttaaaccaaggtaccactgtatagaaaaagTCACAGAAAGAGGAAATAACCAAGTAGAGGCTGGGTAggcctttccattcctttcataaGATTCCTACTTCATTCTTGAAGTAGTAGTTTTCTGCAAAATTGtctgcatttctaattaaaatgaAATGGCTGCATTTCAGCTAGTTGGGAATTTGTTATTGAGGCCCAGTGTGTTTTACAAGCTGAATCTGTGCAGTCTGAAATAGATCAATGGAACATGCTTACAAGAGACTGTGCAGCAGAGCAGCAATGCTGATCCTAATAAATTGTATTTAGGGgtaagggagaaatttgattcagttcacatttaaaggtgaacctacataATTTGCTCTCTCCTAAACAACaggtgaactgaaacacagccattgcgTTTTAAACTCTCCTTGGGAGCATGGAGATTGGGAACATGATGAGCTCCTGCCTTTTAAAGTTTACTACTACACCACTGGGGAACCACATATTTGTCTCTTGACTGTGGAGCTGTAgaaaaatataatatttattcattattacTTACTTCAgcagtttatatactgcttaacaccGTAGTCTTAAACCTCACCTGATAGCATTTGGGCAGATGGTGCAAACTTTTAAACCCTGGCGCTATATGCTGGTAGTATTGTGACCCCACCAGCagtctagcccaggcttcctcaaacttggccctccagatgttttgaggctacaaatcccatcatccctgaccagtggtcctgctagctagggatcatgggagttgtaggccaaaaacatctagagggctgagtttgaagaagcctggtcTGGCCACAGCATTTTGTGAGGCTTTCATCTACTGTACTCTCCTTTTagttttcctctcctctctttgcaCAGTATTGCACCAGCAGCTGTCTCATGAGGTTATCCACAAACAAGGAAAACATTTTAGGATAACTTTGGAGCTCTGCCATCCTCAGCTGCTTAAGGTCTCCCGCTTCCTTGCTGCCCCTCATGCATGAAACTGTCATCATAATTCTACTTTCCCTACTTTCTGTCCTCAAAACCTATTCTGTCAAGCTGGGGAGTCccggccaaatgggcagggtataagttgttgttgttcttgttgttacaAGCATCTATTCCTACTGTTGTTAAGCCTAAGGGAGCAATTTTAACCTCCCAAACCTCTGGTAAGACTATATGGAGCAGTGTCACCACCCCTGCATCTACTGGATGTGGGGAGAGGAATTTTTATGACAGCAAACAGGCAACAATCCATAAGCAATTACCCAATCATTAAGCAAAGATTTGGCAGCCATAATATACAAAGTTACGGTAACTTCGCAGTCAATGAAATGATGCATTATGCACTAGATGAGAGACCTCTGGCTTCAAAGCATCCATCTGTTTCTCTCTTAATATCCATGGCACTAATTCCACGATAGAAATATGTATGGACCCTGAATTTTTGAAACCTATAATCTCAGAAGCCTGTTAAATATTCCTAACAGGCAGACATTTCTTCTTAAATGTTACAGGGAGGTTAACAATTTAAccagcagtaaaaacaacaaaaccagatCCTTGCTGGTGAGAGCTGTATCACTGGATGCTactgtattcattttatttattattttatttattaaatttatataccacccttcatcaaagtatctcagggcagttcacgaaataaaatacaagataaaaaccacAAGTAAATAATTTGACCAAAGCAACAAAACTGGTTTCACAAATTAGAAAGTAGTTAATTTCCTCCAAGATACTATAATCTTATGAAGTCCACACACATTTTTATCTGGATACTTTTCAGGCTAACAGCAGAGCATCTGAATTAGTTACATGCAGAGCAGAATTTCAGCACATTTGTACTTTCCATACGCATTCTTCATTTTGTTGTTCAGATGGAAATTGGTTCAAAGTGATTTAATTTCGGATACACTGCCATTGATCTATTATGCTGAGCCTTGTTTGTACAAATTGATCAAGGGATTCTGATATTTATTTTGATTGTGGGACAcgctgtcccccccaaaaaagtgcaaatGAGTCTCAGCAGGAGCCATAACCCAACTGGAAACTTCCTTGATGAAAAACTCAAGATTAATGACATTTTTACAGCACACTGTTTTCAAATTAAGATATTACAGCTTTATAGTCTTTTGCAAATGTGATTCAGGCACTAAAGTTATGGACAGCTAACAATATAAACCAAGAACTCTTGCATATTTTACTTATCGTTTCCCTATGTTTCCCTGAGGTTGTTCTCAAACACTGTAAATGCAGCCTCAACTCCTTGTTCTGTACTCTccaaagcagcataaaattcaTTCTATCAAATATGTGGAATCTTGCCAGGGCTCATGAACCTTTCAACTGAGCTGTGTGATAAGGAAAACAGAACTGATTTATTATAGAggacagaaaacaaaacacattttgggggcttccggattcagcgccagcgtcgatcggcggggtttcgtctcgtctccgagacggcccgtctctgctaggagtggggagggcagcgagagcaacgctgcgccccttagaacctcgggaagggcgtcccgagggcaatttgctcggcacagacccaatccggactccccaactcttcggttagctctaataagagctccggagcgaggagggtagaagtcgcgggggccattttgagcggcaacgttattctagcagggagaagcttcaagccgaaggcggagagcgctggattcttccgaaaataaaacgattggaaaagactgtaagtaacctcacgatttggattataaaacaatttggtctgggagagaggggagaaaaaaggaagccacccccccccacggcaacaaagagacagtaaatagaaacccgaagccataaacagaagatttgtaattcaaaaggatccctcaaaggcatcaaagagaatatcccctttgatgcagggtgaaaaggggagagagactgtggtttatgactgccctgcagcaatgaggtaaagcctaagaaaaacctttctttccctcgggagccggcagcctaggcaattcagtgagttgatcaggatttataagtcaatttttacttcactttgtatttctggactttgtggaatttcttttttggcttaagtgcttgtgaaatgtgagttcgaactttattgttaacaagacttgaagaatgcagccagcttgttaaaatggagtcgagaaaataaactgtgatcatattccaccccacgtgataagttttgaccttggcaggactgaaatatgtcaacaaaaaagtgttcccctgagttccagcggtctgt
The nucleotide sequence above comes from Zootoca vivipara chromosome 1, rZooViv1.1, whole genome shotgun sequence. Encoded proteins:
- the LOC118088509 gene encoding synaptotagmin-9, producing MPGGREDEICQKALKLLVELCSDGTVENDRCLEFNYYLRDSGRPRPTDSDITVSLLSLVVTACGLALFGVSLFVSWKLCWVPWRERGLPGNKDKQESLNYTDTETNDHEYSEDYLGQPTTYPDSSMKISHTSPDIPLDAKTGTKENCVHNVRMHRQITEPTPSARHNSFRRQLNLSNPDFNIQQIQKQEQLTGIGRIKPELYKQRSVDTDDGRRNNSKSCGKLNFIVKYDCDLEQLIVKIHKAVNLPAKDFSGTSDPYVKIYLLPDRKTKQQTKVHRKTLNPVFDEVFLFPVPYNDLSTRKLHFSVYDFDRFSRHDLIGQVIVDNFLELSDFPRECNLWKDIEYVTNDKVDLGELMFSLCYLPTAGRLTITIIKARNLKAMDITGASDPYVKVSLMCEGRRLKKRKTSTKRNTLNPVYNEAIVFDVPPENIDQINLFIAVMDYDRVGHNEVIGVCQVGNDAESLGRDHWNEMLSYPRKPIAHWHLLAEGPIPQKCYAGLLRMDGCRRGFLTLLTYSAEIWHSC